One Peromyscus leucopus breed LL Stock chromosome 6, UCI_PerLeu_2.1, whole genome shotgun sequence genomic region harbors:
- the Rab13 gene encoding ras-related protein Rab-13, whose product MAKAYDHLFKLLLIGDSGVGKTCLIIRFAEDNFNSTYISTIGIDFKIRTVEIEGKRIKLQVWDTAGQERFKTITTAYYRGAMGIILVYDITDEKSFENIQNWMKSIKENASAGVERLLLGNKCDMEAKRKVQKEQANKLAREHGIRFFETSAKSSMNVDEAFNSLARDILLKSGGRRPGNNSKPSSTDLKSSDKKNTNKCSLG is encoded by the exons ATGGCCAAAGCCTACGACCACCTCTTCAAGTTGCTGCTGATCGGGGACTCGGGGGTGGGCAAGACCTGTCTGATCATTCGCTTTGCAGAGGACAACTTCAACAGCACTTACATCTCCACCATCG GAATTGATTTCAAGATCCGCACTGTGGAAATAGAGGGGAAGAGGATCAAACTGCAAGTCTG GGACACAGCTGGCCAGGAACGATTCAAGACAATAACTACTGCCTATTACCGTGGAGCCATG GGCATTATCCTCGTGTATGACATCACCGATGAGAAATCCTTCGAGAATATTCAAAACTGGATGAAAAGCATCAAAGAG AACGCCTCTGCGGGAGTGGAGCGCCTCCTGCTGGGGAACAAGTGCGACATGGAGGCCAAGAGGAAGGTGCAGAAAGAGCAGGCGAATAAG TTGGCGCGAGAGCACGGAATCCGGTTCTTTGAGACGAGCGCCAAATCCAGTATGAATGTGGATGAG GCTTTCAACTCCCTGGCCCGGGACATCTTGCTCAAGTCAGGAGGTCGGAGACCG GGCAACAACAGCAAGCCCTCAAGCACCGACCTGAAATCATCTGACAAGAAGAACACCAACAAGTGCTCCCTGGGCTGA